Proteins encoded in a region of the Patagioenas fasciata isolate bPatFas1 chromosome 21, bPatFas1.hap1, whole genome shotgun sequence genome:
- the ZNF76 gene encoding zinc finger protein 76 isoform X4 has product MLGVAEGSCTGLPRRSSVSPPLSERLPSACFPPQSTGCSTAAVRVRTLGALGSPLSSRREERGTQPLHEELPGHGSFSLRAETRGGPHRTRARLVRARVHFGLTVRIAHALPVSSHAHWLPGGTRPQSGGGASDSGLWIAGPEPRCMAGRWRARPARVPPGEKLIEGQVIELEDGTTAYIHQVTVQKESVAFEDGQPVVLEDGSMAYIHSTVKESYEPSTFETVQVEDGSAACIHRPVLVPPGSTVLEVQAETALEELAGEEEEDDDSACDVETMNAFKQYAAKVSEEEEEGLADACHMKNEDSSRTPSQGVREEEVHGSRQGQQVGGRAFRCGYEGCGRLYTTAHHLKVHERAHTGDRPYTCDFPSCGKAFATGYGLKSHVRTHTGEKPYKCPEDVCKKAFKTSGDLQKHIRTHTGERPFKCPFVGCGRSFTTSNIRKVHIRTHTGERPYMCPEPSCGRGFTSATNYKNHMRIHTGEKPYLCTVPGCGKRFTEYSSLYKHHVVHTHCKPYTCSSCGKTYRQTSTLATHKRSSHGELEATGEGEQALYEQRELEAAAADRGSPLKSQRVAFRSEMEEYEGEDDDRIPTQVSLISQEGTAQVRLSQEELRALGSAIRMVTQTCALAVPKEQLAGGDTHTVIVADTDGTETQPITVVASGAVVSEESAVASLCHQQVALLAATSSTRIALQLEAQQSLEEAIGLATATVQHGAVSLDAPVPENGC; this is encoded by the exons ATGCTTGGTGTGGCGGAAGGGAGCTGCACCGGCCTCCCTCGCCGCTCGTCCGTGTCTCCTCCGCTAAGCGAGCGGCTGCCGTCCGCCTGCTTCCCGCCGCAGAGCACTGGCTGCTCCACCGCGGCCGTGAGGGTGCGCACCCTAGGAGCGCTGGGTTCCCCACTCAGCAGCCGCCGGGAAGAACGCGGAACGCAGCCGCTGCATGAGGAGCTCCCGGGGCACGGCTCGTTCAGTTTACGCGCAGAGACCCGCGGAGGGCCCCACCGCACCAGAGCAAGACTCGTGAGGGCACGGGTGCATTTCGGCCTCACTGTTCGCATTGCGCATGCGCTGCCCGTTTCCTCCCATGCGCACTGGCTGCCCGGCGGGACGCGCCCGCAGtctgggggcggggcctcggacTCCGGACTCTGGATAGCGGGGCCCGAACCCCGGTGCATGGCGGGCAGGTGGCGGGCCCGGCCCGCTCGGGTTCCCCCAG GTGAAAAACTGATTGAAGGGCAAGTTATTGAGCTGGAAGATGGTACCACAGCTTATATCCATCAGGTGACAGTCCAGAAAG aGTCCGTGGCTTTTGAAGACGGTCAGCCCGTGGTGCTGGAGGATGGCAGCATGGCTTACATACACAGCACAGTTAAAG AAAGTTATGAGCCCAGCACCTTCGAGACCGTCCAGGTGGAGGATGGCTCCGCTGCCTGCATACATCGTCCTGTCCTCGTGCCGCCCGGCAGCACCGTCCTGGAGGTGCAGGCAGAGACCGCGCTCGAGGAGctggctggagaggaggaggaggacgacgaCAGTGCCTGCGATGTCGAGACCATGAACGCGTTCAAGCAGTACGCCGCCAAG GTgtctgaggaggaagaggagggactgGCAGACGCCTGCCACATGAAGAATGAGGATTCCAGCCGCACCCCTTCCCAG GGTGTGCGGGAGGAGGAGGTGCACGGCAGCCGGCAGGGGCAGCAGGTCGGCGGCAGAGCGTTCCGCTGTGGCTACGAGGGCTGCGGCCGCCTCTACACCACCGCGCACCACCTCAAG GTACATGAACGTGCTCATACAGGTGACCGGCCATATACGTGTGACTTCCCCAGCTGCGGGAAAGCATTTGCTACAG GGTATGGGCTGAAGAGCCACGTGAGAACACATACTGGTGAGAAACCGTACAAGTGCCCGGAAGATGTGTGTAAAAAAGCCTTCAAAACTTCGGGGGATCTCCAGAAACACATCCGGACACACACGG GTGAGCGTCCCTTCAAGTGCCCCTTTGTGGGCTGTGGCCGCTCTTTCACCACGTCCAACATCCGCAAGGTTCACATCCGAACGCACACGGGCGAGCGGCCCTACATGTGTCCAGAGCCCAGCTGCGGACGGGGCTTCACCAGTGCCACCAATTACAAGAACCACATGAGGATCCACACCG GAGAGAAGCCGTACCTGTGCACCGTGCCGGGCTGCGGAAAGCGCTTCACCGAGTACTCCAGCCTCTACAAGCACCACGTGGTGCACACGCACTGCAAGCCCTAcacctgcagcagctgcgggaaGACCTACCGCCAGACCTCCACGCTGGCCACGCACAAGCGCAGCAGCCACGGCGAGCTGGAGGCCACGGGGGAGGGCGAGCAGGCGCTCTACGAGCAGCGGGAGCTGGAGG CTGCCGCTGCTGACAGAGGCTCCCCCCTGAAGAGCCAGCGTGTTGCTTTCCGGTCAGAGATGGAGGAGTATGAAGGGGAAGATGACGATCGTATACCCACACAAGTCTCGCTTATCTCTCAGGAGGGGACAGCGCAG GTCCGTCTGTCACAGGAGGAGCTGCGGGCCCTGGGCAGTGCCATCCGCATGGTGACACAGACCTGTGCCCTCGCCGTGCCCAAGGAGCAGCTGGCGGGTGGTGACACACACACTGTGATTGTGGCCGACACGGATGGCACCGAGACGCAGCCG ATTACCGTGGTCGCTTCTGGGGCGGTCGTGTCTGAAGAATCGGCTGTCGCATCCCTCTGTCATCAGCAGGTGGCATTGctggctgccaccagcagcacccgcatTGCCCTGCAG TTAGAAGCACAGCAGAGCCTGGAGGAAGCCATCGGCCTGGCCACAGCAACCGTGCAGCATGGAGCTGTGTCCCTGGACGCTCCCGTGCCCGAGAACGGGTGCTGA
- the ZNF76 gene encoding zinc finger protein 76 isoform X5, whose translation MLGVAEGSCTGLPRRSSVSPPLSERLPSACFPPQSTGCSTAAVRVRTLGALGSPLSSRREERGTQPLHEELPGHGSFSLRAETRGGPHRTRARLVRARVHFGLTVRIAHALPVSSHAHWLPGGTRPQSGGGASDSGLWIAGPEPRCMAGRWRARPARVPPGEKLIEGQVIELEDGTTAYIHQVTVQKESVAFEDGQPVVLEDGSMAYIHSTVKESYEPSTFETVQVEDGSAACIHRPVLVPPGSTVLEVQAETALEELAGEEEEDDDSACDVETMNAFKQYAAKGVREEEVHGSRQGQQVGGRAFRCGYEGCGRLYTTAHHLKEIQDCSLAQVHERAHTGDRPYTCDFPSCGKAFATGYGLKSHVRTHTGEKPYKCPEDVCKKAFKTSGDLQKHIRTHTGERPFKCPFVGCGRSFTTSNIRKVHIRTHTGERPYMCPEPSCGRGFTSATNYKNHMRIHTGEKPYLCTVPGCGKRFTEYSSLYKHHVVHTHCKPYTCSSCGKTYRQTSTLATHKRSSHGELEATGEGEQALYEQRELEAAAADRGSPLKSQRVAFRSEMEEYEGEDDDRIPTQVSLISQEGTAQVRLSQEELRALGSAIRMVTQTCALAVPKEQLAGGDTHTVIVADTDGTETQPITVVASGAVVSEESAVASLCHQQVALLAATSSTRIALQPCLCAPLLHTRVTAAGPWHLCPAGTAPSKPAPPEPVF comes from the exons ATGCTTGGTGTGGCGGAAGGGAGCTGCACCGGCCTCCCTCGCCGCTCGTCCGTGTCTCCTCCGCTAAGCGAGCGGCTGCCGTCCGCCTGCTTCCCGCCGCAGAGCACTGGCTGCTCCACCGCGGCCGTGAGGGTGCGCACCCTAGGAGCGCTGGGTTCCCCACTCAGCAGCCGCCGGGAAGAACGCGGAACGCAGCCGCTGCATGAGGAGCTCCCGGGGCACGGCTCGTTCAGTTTACGCGCAGAGACCCGCGGAGGGCCCCACCGCACCAGAGCAAGACTCGTGAGGGCACGGGTGCATTTCGGCCTCACTGTTCGCATTGCGCATGCGCTGCCCGTTTCCTCCCATGCGCACTGGCTGCCCGGCGGGACGCGCCCGCAGtctgggggcggggcctcggacTCCGGACTCTGGATAGCGGGGCCCGAACCCCGGTGCATGGCGGGCAGGTGGCGGGCCCGGCCCGCTCGGGTTCCCCCAG GTGAAAAACTGATTGAAGGGCAAGTTATTGAGCTGGAAGATGGTACCACAGCTTATATCCATCAGGTGACAGTCCAGAAAG aGTCCGTGGCTTTTGAAGACGGTCAGCCCGTGGTGCTGGAGGATGGCAGCATGGCTTACATACACAGCACAGTTAAAG AAAGTTATGAGCCCAGCACCTTCGAGACCGTCCAGGTGGAGGATGGCTCCGCTGCCTGCATACATCGTCCTGTCCTCGTGCCGCCCGGCAGCACCGTCCTGGAGGTGCAGGCAGAGACCGCGCTCGAGGAGctggctggagaggaggaggaggacgacgaCAGTGCCTGCGATGTCGAGACCATGAACGCGTTCAAGCAGTACGCCGCCAAG GGTGTGCGGGAGGAGGAGGTGCACGGCAGCCGGCAGGGGCAGCAGGTCGGCGGCAGAGCGTTCCGCTGTGGCTACGAGGGCTGCGGCCGCCTCTACACCACCGCGCACCACCTCAAG GAGATCCAGGACTGTTCGTTGGCCCAG GTACATGAACGTGCTCATACAGGTGACCGGCCATATACGTGTGACTTCCCCAGCTGCGGGAAAGCATTTGCTACAG GGTATGGGCTGAAGAGCCACGTGAGAACACATACTGGTGAGAAACCGTACAAGTGCCCGGAAGATGTGTGTAAAAAAGCCTTCAAAACTTCGGGGGATCTCCAGAAACACATCCGGACACACACGG GTGAGCGTCCCTTCAAGTGCCCCTTTGTGGGCTGTGGCCGCTCTTTCACCACGTCCAACATCCGCAAGGTTCACATCCGAACGCACACGGGCGAGCGGCCCTACATGTGTCCAGAGCCCAGCTGCGGACGGGGCTTCACCAGTGCCACCAATTACAAGAACCACATGAGGATCCACACCG GAGAGAAGCCGTACCTGTGCACCGTGCCGGGCTGCGGAAAGCGCTTCACCGAGTACTCCAGCCTCTACAAGCACCACGTGGTGCACACGCACTGCAAGCCCTAcacctgcagcagctgcgggaaGACCTACCGCCAGACCTCCACGCTGGCCACGCACAAGCGCAGCAGCCACGGCGAGCTGGAGGCCACGGGGGAGGGCGAGCAGGCGCTCTACGAGCAGCGGGAGCTGGAGG CTGCCGCTGCTGACAGAGGCTCCCCCCTGAAGAGCCAGCGTGTTGCTTTCCGGTCAGAGATGGAGGAGTATGAAGGGGAAGATGACGATCGTATACCCACACAAGTCTCGCTTATCTCTCAGGAGGGGACAGCGCAG GTCCGTCTGTCACAGGAGGAGCTGCGGGCCCTGGGCAGTGCCATCCGCATGGTGACACAGACCTGTGCCCTCGCCGTGCCCAAGGAGCAGCTGGCGGGTGGTGACACACACACTGTGATTGTGGCCGACACGGATGGCACCGAGACGCAGCCG ATTACCGTGGTCGCTTCTGGGGCGGTCGTGTCTGAAGAATCGGCTGTCGCATCCCTCTGTCATCAGCAGGTGGCATTGctggctgccaccagcagcacccgcatTGCCCTGCAG CCCTGTCTCTGTGCCCCTCTGCTTCACACCCGTGTCACCGCTGCCGGTCCCTGGCACCTCTGTCCTGCCGGGACTGCCCCGAGCAAGCCCGCACCTCCTGAGCCTGTGTTTTGA
- the ZNF76 gene encoding zinc finger protein 76 isoform X2, with protein MLGVAEGSCTGLPRRSSVSPPLSERLPSACFPPQSTGCSTAAVRVRTLGALGSPLSSRREERGTQPLHEELPGHGSFSLRAETRGGPHRTRARLVRARVHFGLTVRIAHALPVSSHAHWLPGGTRPQSGGGASDSGLWIAGPEPRCMAGRWRARPARVPPGEKLIEGQVIELEDGTTAYIHQVTVQKESVAFEDGQPVVLEDGSMAYIHSTVKESYEPSTFETVQVEDGSAACIHRPVLVPPGSTVLEVQAETALEELAGEEEEDDDSACDVETMNAFKQYAAKVSEEEEEGLADACHMKNEDSSRTPSQGVREEEVHGSRQGQQVGGRAFRCGYEGCGRLYTTAHHLKEIQDCSLAQVHERAHTGDRPYTCDFPSCGKAFATGYGLKSHVRTHTGEKPYKCPEDVCKKAFKTSGDLQKHIRTHTGERPFKCPFVGCGRSFTTSNIRKVHIRTHTGERPYMCPEPSCGRGFTSATNYKNHMRIHTGEKPYLCTVPGCGKRFTEYSSLYKHHVVHTHCKPYTCSSCGKTYRQTSTLATHKRSSHGELEATGEGEQALYEQRELEAAAADRGSPLKSQRVAFRSEMEEYEGEDDDRIPTQVSLISQEGTAQVRLSQEELRALGSAIRMVTQTCALAVPKEQLAGGDTHTVIVADTDGTETQPITVVASGAVVSEESAVASLCHQQVALLAATSSTRIALQLEAQQSLEEAIGLATATVQHGAVSLDAPVPENGC; from the exons ATGCTTGGTGTGGCGGAAGGGAGCTGCACCGGCCTCCCTCGCCGCTCGTCCGTGTCTCCTCCGCTAAGCGAGCGGCTGCCGTCCGCCTGCTTCCCGCCGCAGAGCACTGGCTGCTCCACCGCGGCCGTGAGGGTGCGCACCCTAGGAGCGCTGGGTTCCCCACTCAGCAGCCGCCGGGAAGAACGCGGAACGCAGCCGCTGCATGAGGAGCTCCCGGGGCACGGCTCGTTCAGTTTACGCGCAGAGACCCGCGGAGGGCCCCACCGCACCAGAGCAAGACTCGTGAGGGCACGGGTGCATTTCGGCCTCACTGTTCGCATTGCGCATGCGCTGCCCGTTTCCTCCCATGCGCACTGGCTGCCCGGCGGGACGCGCCCGCAGtctgggggcggggcctcggacTCCGGACTCTGGATAGCGGGGCCCGAACCCCGGTGCATGGCGGGCAGGTGGCGGGCCCGGCCCGCTCGGGTTCCCCCAG GTGAAAAACTGATTGAAGGGCAAGTTATTGAGCTGGAAGATGGTACCACAGCTTATATCCATCAGGTGACAGTCCAGAAAG aGTCCGTGGCTTTTGAAGACGGTCAGCCCGTGGTGCTGGAGGATGGCAGCATGGCTTACATACACAGCACAGTTAAAG AAAGTTATGAGCCCAGCACCTTCGAGACCGTCCAGGTGGAGGATGGCTCCGCTGCCTGCATACATCGTCCTGTCCTCGTGCCGCCCGGCAGCACCGTCCTGGAGGTGCAGGCAGAGACCGCGCTCGAGGAGctggctggagaggaggaggaggacgacgaCAGTGCCTGCGATGTCGAGACCATGAACGCGTTCAAGCAGTACGCCGCCAAG GTgtctgaggaggaagaggagggactgGCAGACGCCTGCCACATGAAGAATGAGGATTCCAGCCGCACCCCTTCCCAG GGTGTGCGGGAGGAGGAGGTGCACGGCAGCCGGCAGGGGCAGCAGGTCGGCGGCAGAGCGTTCCGCTGTGGCTACGAGGGCTGCGGCCGCCTCTACACCACCGCGCACCACCTCAAG GAGATCCAGGACTGTTCGTTGGCCCAG GTACATGAACGTGCTCATACAGGTGACCGGCCATATACGTGTGACTTCCCCAGCTGCGGGAAAGCATTTGCTACAG GGTATGGGCTGAAGAGCCACGTGAGAACACATACTGGTGAGAAACCGTACAAGTGCCCGGAAGATGTGTGTAAAAAAGCCTTCAAAACTTCGGGGGATCTCCAGAAACACATCCGGACACACACGG GTGAGCGTCCCTTCAAGTGCCCCTTTGTGGGCTGTGGCCGCTCTTTCACCACGTCCAACATCCGCAAGGTTCACATCCGAACGCACACGGGCGAGCGGCCCTACATGTGTCCAGAGCCCAGCTGCGGACGGGGCTTCACCAGTGCCACCAATTACAAGAACCACATGAGGATCCACACCG GAGAGAAGCCGTACCTGTGCACCGTGCCGGGCTGCGGAAAGCGCTTCACCGAGTACTCCAGCCTCTACAAGCACCACGTGGTGCACACGCACTGCAAGCCCTAcacctgcagcagctgcgggaaGACCTACCGCCAGACCTCCACGCTGGCCACGCACAAGCGCAGCAGCCACGGCGAGCTGGAGGCCACGGGGGAGGGCGAGCAGGCGCTCTACGAGCAGCGGGAGCTGGAGG CTGCCGCTGCTGACAGAGGCTCCCCCCTGAAGAGCCAGCGTGTTGCTTTCCGGTCAGAGATGGAGGAGTATGAAGGGGAAGATGACGATCGTATACCCACACAAGTCTCGCTTATCTCTCAGGAGGGGACAGCGCAG GTCCGTCTGTCACAGGAGGAGCTGCGGGCCCTGGGCAGTGCCATCCGCATGGTGACACAGACCTGTGCCCTCGCCGTGCCCAAGGAGCAGCTGGCGGGTGGTGACACACACACTGTGATTGTGGCCGACACGGATGGCACCGAGACGCAGCCG ATTACCGTGGTCGCTTCTGGGGCGGTCGTGTCTGAAGAATCGGCTGTCGCATCCCTCTGTCATCAGCAGGTGGCATTGctggctgccaccagcagcacccgcatTGCCCTGCAG TTAGAAGCACAGCAGAGCCTGGAGGAAGCCATCGGCCTGGCCACAGCAACCGTGCAGCATGGAGCTGTGTCCCTGGACGCTCCCGTGCCCGAGAACGGGTGCTGA
- the ZNF76 gene encoding zinc finger protein 76 isoform X7, with amino-acid sequence MLGVAEGSCTGLPRRSSVSPPLSERLPSACFPPQSTGCSTAAVRVRTLGALGSPLSSRREERGTQPLHEELPGHGSFSLRAETRGGPHRTRARLVRARVHFGLTVRIAHALPVSSHAHWLPGGTRPQSGGGASDSGLWIAGPEPRCMAGRWRARPARVPPGEKLIEGQVIELEDGTTAYIHQVTVQKESVAFEDGQPVVLEDGSMAYIHSTVKESYEPSTFETVQVEDGSAACIHRPVLVPPGSTVLEVQAETALEELAGEEEEDDDSACDVETMNAFKQYAAKVSEEEEEGLADACHMKNEDSSRTPSQVHERAHTGDRPYTCDFPSCGKAFATGYGLKSHVRTHTGEKPYKCPEDVCKKAFKTSGDLQKHIRTHTGERPFKCPFVGCGRSFTTSNIRKVHIRTHTGERPYMCPEPSCGRGFTSATNYKNHMRIHTGEKPYLCTVPGCGKRFTEYSSLYKHHVVHTHCKPYTCSSCGKTYRQTSTLATHKRSSHGELEATGEGEQALYEQRELEAAAADRGSPLKSQRVAFRSEMEEYEGEDDDRIPTQVSLISQEGTAQVRLSQEELRALGSAIRMVTQTCALAVPKEQLAGGDTHTVIVADTDGTETQPITVVASGAVVSEESAVASLCHQQVALLAATSSTRIALQPCLCAPLLHTRVTAAGPWHLCPAGTAPSKPAPPEPVF; translated from the exons ATGCTTGGTGTGGCGGAAGGGAGCTGCACCGGCCTCCCTCGCCGCTCGTCCGTGTCTCCTCCGCTAAGCGAGCGGCTGCCGTCCGCCTGCTTCCCGCCGCAGAGCACTGGCTGCTCCACCGCGGCCGTGAGGGTGCGCACCCTAGGAGCGCTGGGTTCCCCACTCAGCAGCCGCCGGGAAGAACGCGGAACGCAGCCGCTGCATGAGGAGCTCCCGGGGCACGGCTCGTTCAGTTTACGCGCAGAGACCCGCGGAGGGCCCCACCGCACCAGAGCAAGACTCGTGAGGGCACGGGTGCATTTCGGCCTCACTGTTCGCATTGCGCATGCGCTGCCCGTTTCCTCCCATGCGCACTGGCTGCCCGGCGGGACGCGCCCGCAGtctgggggcggggcctcggacTCCGGACTCTGGATAGCGGGGCCCGAACCCCGGTGCATGGCGGGCAGGTGGCGGGCCCGGCCCGCTCGGGTTCCCCCAG GTGAAAAACTGATTGAAGGGCAAGTTATTGAGCTGGAAGATGGTACCACAGCTTATATCCATCAGGTGACAGTCCAGAAAG aGTCCGTGGCTTTTGAAGACGGTCAGCCCGTGGTGCTGGAGGATGGCAGCATGGCTTACATACACAGCACAGTTAAAG AAAGTTATGAGCCCAGCACCTTCGAGACCGTCCAGGTGGAGGATGGCTCCGCTGCCTGCATACATCGTCCTGTCCTCGTGCCGCCCGGCAGCACCGTCCTGGAGGTGCAGGCAGAGACCGCGCTCGAGGAGctggctggagaggaggaggaggacgacgaCAGTGCCTGCGATGTCGAGACCATGAACGCGTTCAAGCAGTACGCCGCCAAG GTgtctgaggaggaagaggagggactgGCAGACGCCTGCCACATGAAGAATGAGGATTCCAGCCGCACCCCTTCCCAG GTACATGAACGTGCTCATACAGGTGACCGGCCATATACGTGTGACTTCCCCAGCTGCGGGAAAGCATTTGCTACAG GGTATGGGCTGAAGAGCCACGTGAGAACACATACTGGTGAGAAACCGTACAAGTGCCCGGAAGATGTGTGTAAAAAAGCCTTCAAAACTTCGGGGGATCTCCAGAAACACATCCGGACACACACGG GTGAGCGTCCCTTCAAGTGCCCCTTTGTGGGCTGTGGCCGCTCTTTCACCACGTCCAACATCCGCAAGGTTCACATCCGAACGCACACGGGCGAGCGGCCCTACATGTGTCCAGAGCCCAGCTGCGGACGGGGCTTCACCAGTGCCACCAATTACAAGAACCACATGAGGATCCACACCG GAGAGAAGCCGTACCTGTGCACCGTGCCGGGCTGCGGAAAGCGCTTCACCGAGTACTCCAGCCTCTACAAGCACCACGTGGTGCACACGCACTGCAAGCCCTAcacctgcagcagctgcgggaaGACCTACCGCCAGACCTCCACGCTGGCCACGCACAAGCGCAGCAGCCACGGCGAGCTGGAGGCCACGGGGGAGGGCGAGCAGGCGCTCTACGAGCAGCGGGAGCTGGAGG CTGCCGCTGCTGACAGAGGCTCCCCCCTGAAGAGCCAGCGTGTTGCTTTCCGGTCAGAGATGGAGGAGTATGAAGGGGAAGATGACGATCGTATACCCACACAAGTCTCGCTTATCTCTCAGGAGGGGACAGCGCAG GTCCGTCTGTCACAGGAGGAGCTGCGGGCCCTGGGCAGTGCCATCCGCATGGTGACACAGACCTGTGCCCTCGCCGTGCCCAAGGAGCAGCTGGCGGGTGGTGACACACACACTGTGATTGTGGCCGACACGGATGGCACCGAGACGCAGCCG ATTACCGTGGTCGCTTCTGGGGCGGTCGTGTCTGAAGAATCGGCTGTCGCATCCCTCTGTCATCAGCAGGTGGCATTGctggctgccaccagcagcacccgcatTGCCCTGCAG CCCTGTCTCTGTGCCCCTCTGCTTCACACCCGTGTCACCGCTGCCGGTCCCTGGCACCTCTGTCCTGCCGGGACTGCCCCGAGCAAGCCCGCACCTCCTGAGCCTGTGTTTTGA
- the ZNF76 gene encoding zinc finger protein 76 isoform X3 gives MLGVAEGSCTGLPRRSSVSPPLSERLPSACFPPQSTGCSTAAVRVRTLGALGSPLSSRREERGTQPLHEELPGHGSFSLRAETRGGPHRTRARLVRARVHFGLTVRIAHALPVSSHAHWLPGGTRPQSGGGASDSGLWIAGPEPRCMAGRWRARPARVPPGEKLIEGQVIELEDGTTAYIHQVTVQKESVAFEDGQPVVLEDGSMAYIHSTVKESYEPSTFETVQVEDGSAACIHRPVLVPPGSTVLEVQAETALEELAGEEEEDDDSACDVETMNAFKQYAAKVSEEEEEGLADACHMKNEDSSRTPSQGVREEEVHGSRQGQQVGGRAFRCGYEGCGRLYTTAHHLKVHERAHTGDRPYTCDFPSCGKAFATGYGLKSHVRTHTGEKPYKCPEDVCKKAFKTSGDLQKHIRTHTGERPFKCPFVGCGRSFTTSNIRKVHIRTHTGERPYMCPEPSCGRGFTSATNYKNHMRIHTGEKPYLCTVPGCGKRFTEYSSLYKHHVVHTHCKPYTCSSCGKTYRQTSTLATHKRSSHGELEATGEGEQALYEQRELEAAAADRGSPLKSQRVAFRSEMEEYEGEDDDRIPTQVSLISQEGTAQVRLSQEELRALGSAIRMVTQTCALAVPKEQLAGGDTHTVIVADTDGTETQPITVVASGAVVSEESAVASLCHQQVALLAATSSTRIALQPCLCAPLLHTRVTAAGPWHLCPAGTAPSKPAPPEPVF, from the exons ATGCTTGGTGTGGCGGAAGGGAGCTGCACCGGCCTCCCTCGCCGCTCGTCCGTGTCTCCTCCGCTAAGCGAGCGGCTGCCGTCCGCCTGCTTCCCGCCGCAGAGCACTGGCTGCTCCACCGCGGCCGTGAGGGTGCGCACCCTAGGAGCGCTGGGTTCCCCACTCAGCAGCCGCCGGGAAGAACGCGGAACGCAGCCGCTGCATGAGGAGCTCCCGGGGCACGGCTCGTTCAGTTTACGCGCAGAGACCCGCGGAGGGCCCCACCGCACCAGAGCAAGACTCGTGAGGGCACGGGTGCATTTCGGCCTCACTGTTCGCATTGCGCATGCGCTGCCCGTTTCCTCCCATGCGCACTGGCTGCCCGGCGGGACGCGCCCGCAGtctgggggcggggcctcggacTCCGGACTCTGGATAGCGGGGCCCGAACCCCGGTGCATGGCGGGCAGGTGGCGGGCCCGGCCCGCTCGGGTTCCCCCAG GTGAAAAACTGATTGAAGGGCAAGTTATTGAGCTGGAAGATGGTACCACAGCTTATATCCATCAGGTGACAGTCCAGAAAG aGTCCGTGGCTTTTGAAGACGGTCAGCCCGTGGTGCTGGAGGATGGCAGCATGGCTTACATACACAGCACAGTTAAAG AAAGTTATGAGCCCAGCACCTTCGAGACCGTCCAGGTGGAGGATGGCTCCGCTGCCTGCATACATCGTCCTGTCCTCGTGCCGCCCGGCAGCACCGTCCTGGAGGTGCAGGCAGAGACCGCGCTCGAGGAGctggctggagaggaggaggaggacgacgaCAGTGCCTGCGATGTCGAGACCATGAACGCGTTCAAGCAGTACGCCGCCAAG GTgtctgaggaggaagaggagggactgGCAGACGCCTGCCACATGAAGAATGAGGATTCCAGCCGCACCCCTTCCCAG GGTGTGCGGGAGGAGGAGGTGCACGGCAGCCGGCAGGGGCAGCAGGTCGGCGGCAGAGCGTTCCGCTGTGGCTACGAGGGCTGCGGCCGCCTCTACACCACCGCGCACCACCTCAAG GTACATGAACGTGCTCATACAGGTGACCGGCCATATACGTGTGACTTCCCCAGCTGCGGGAAAGCATTTGCTACAG GGTATGGGCTGAAGAGCCACGTGAGAACACATACTGGTGAGAAACCGTACAAGTGCCCGGAAGATGTGTGTAAAAAAGCCTTCAAAACTTCGGGGGATCTCCAGAAACACATCCGGACACACACGG GTGAGCGTCCCTTCAAGTGCCCCTTTGTGGGCTGTGGCCGCTCTTTCACCACGTCCAACATCCGCAAGGTTCACATCCGAACGCACACGGGCGAGCGGCCCTACATGTGTCCAGAGCCCAGCTGCGGACGGGGCTTCACCAGTGCCACCAATTACAAGAACCACATGAGGATCCACACCG GAGAGAAGCCGTACCTGTGCACCGTGCCGGGCTGCGGAAAGCGCTTCACCGAGTACTCCAGCCTCTACAAGCACCACGTGGTGCACACGCACTGCAAGCCCTAcacctgcagcagctgcgggaaGACCTACCGCCAGACCTCCACGCTGGCCACGCACAAGCGCAGCAGCCACGGCGAGCTGGAGGCCACGGGGGAGGGCGAGCAGGCGCTCTACGAGCAGCGGGAGCTGGAGG CTGCCGCTGCTGACAGAGGCTCCCCCCTGAAGAGCCAGCGTGTTGCTTTCCGGTCAGAGATGGAGGAGTATGAAGGGGAAGATGACGATCGTATACCCACACAAGTCTCGCTTATCTCTCAGGAGGGGACAGCGCAG GTCCGTCTGTCACAGGAGGAGCTGCGGGCCCTGGGCAGTGCCATCCGCATGGTGACACAGACCTGTGCCCTCGCCGTGCCCAAGGAGCAGCTGGCGGGTGGTGACACACACACTGTGATTGTGGCCGACACGGATGGCACCGAGACGCAGCCG ATTACCGTGGTCGCTTCTGGGGCGGTCGTGTCTGAAGAATCGGCTGTCGCATCCCTCTGTCATCAGCAGGTGGCATTGctggctgccaccagcagcacccgcatTGCCCTGCAG CCCTGTCTCTGTGCCCCTCTGCTTCACACCCGTGTCACCGCTGCCGGTCCCTGGCACCTCTGTCCTGCCGGGACTGCCCCGAGCAAGCCCGCACCTCCTGAGCCTGTGTTTTGA